The Candidatus Methylomirabilis tolerans genomic sequence CGTGGACCATTTCTACAATCAGGGAGCGGTTTCCGATTATGAGATTTTTTCATAACTATTATTAACTACCTCATATGAGCGATAAAATCTTACAACCCATTAGTGTAGCCACTTCGTTATATTCTTTTTGTAACTGCGATGTATTACCATATAAATCAACGACAACTTTCTGAATTCTCTGGCTCCTAACATTCAGCAAAACAGAACTATTGCAAGCATATAGTTCGATGGATTTGAAATTATTGAGCAACTGCATTAAATATTCCTCGGCGATAAGATCCGTAGAGGTGTAATTTATCCAAGGCTCAGTTCTCTTTTCCATGGGGTGAGGAAGGTAGATATCCGGATTTATGGTTTTTACTGCAGAAAAATATTTCGGTGAAAGATTGAAACCAAGGAATACCCTTATACTCTTGTTGACACCTTCTTCTGGCACCATATTGTAGTGGCCATTAAATAAATCCATGTTATGCAACCTTGTCGCCTCAACGATATTCGCCATACCCGGATAGATCGTGAAATGCTTGATGATACGTCGCTTAATCCAATCCTGGTCTTTATGTCTGCGCAGACAAAAGTAAGCAGCGTGCTGCTTCATTTGGAGTGTGGGCTTAACATGATAAATACTCGAAGGAATAATATTCACGGAACCGTCATCGAATGTATATAGCGCTGCCGACGGATGTCGATGAATGATGCATTGTGCAAAAACGGTATCAATAGATGCGAGATAGAGTGAGACAATTCTATACTTTTGCCATTTCCTTAGCACTCCACTCACCTTCTTATAATTTCCAACTATTCGCGAGTTCAGGATTAAATAGTCACCTTCGATTGCATTCTCGGCAAGTTGTGCGAAATAATTTCGCGTCACTTGTTGATCGTGCGGATTAATGTTCATCACGAGATAATCCGTTATCCCTTGCTCCTGAATAACTCTACGTGCTATGAATGATTGCAAGGGAGTCACGCAAATGAATGCACTCACTTCCTTCACAAAACCTCCCAAGCCATCGGCGTTCCCGCCTTCACATCACGACTGGCGTTGCGTCCTAATATCAGTTCAAGGTACTTCGGCGGTAATCCCAACCCCGGTCTAATTGCACGCACATTTTCCCGTGTCAGCACATCCCCGGCCTTGAGGTCTTGCACGACATAAAGCGAGCGACGGAACTGGAGCGACTTTTTATCGGTTTCCGTTGGGCTATAGGTCACTTGGCCTAGCGCCTGCCAGGCGCGTTCGGTCTCGACCACCAGTTGTGCCATTTCGGCAGGCTCCATGGAGAACGTACTATCTACACCGTTGTCGGCGCGGGAAAGCGTAAAATGCTTTTCGATAATCTTTGCGCCGTGTGCGACGGCTGCCACCGCTACCCCCACGCCCATGGTATGGTCTGACAGACCGACTTCGCAACCGAAGAGCTTGCGCATGTGGGGAATAGTCAGAATGTTGGTATTCTCAGGGGAGGCAGGATAGGTGCTGGTGCACTTCAGCAGCACTAGCTCACGGCAGCCGAACTCGCGGGCAGCGCGCACGGTCTCGTCCAGCTCCGCCACCGTGGCCATGCCTGTCGAAATAATCATCGGTTTGCCGGTCGCCGCCACTTTGCGAATGAGCGGGAGGTCAGTGTTTTCGAAGGAGGCGATCTTATAGCACGGTACGGCGAGAGTCTCCAGGAAATCGACTGCGGTTTCGTCAAACGGGGTGCTGAAGGCCACCATGCCCAACTTGTGAGCGCGGTCTAAAATAGGCTTATGCCACTCCCAAGGCGTATAGGCCTCTTGATAAAGCTTGTAAAGCGACTTGCCTTGCCAAGGACTGTTGGGATCGGAAATGAAGAATTCACCTTCCTCGAGGTCTAAGGTCATCGTATCAGCAGTATAGGTCTGAATTTTTAAGGCATGTGCCCCTGACCTGGCGGCGGCGTCCACTATCGCAAGTGCCCGGTCGAGGGATTGGTTATGGTTGCCAGACATCTCGGCAATGATGAAAGGCGGGGCATTAGGGCCTATGGTTCGACGGGCAATTTCCATGGTCTTATCGATGATGAGGATTTCTTATCAATTTA encodes the following:
- a CDS encoding glycosyltransferase family 52 protein; protein product: MKEVSAFICVTPLQSFIARRVIQEQGITDYLVMNINPHDQQVTRNYFAQLAENAIEGDYLILNSRIVGNYKKVSGVLRKWQKYRIVSLYLASIDTVFAQCIIHRHPSAALYTFDDGSVNIIPSSIYHVKPTLQMKQHAAYFCLRRHKDQDWIKRRIIKHFTIYPGMANIVEATRLHNMDLFNGHYNMVPEEGVNKSIRVFLGFNLSPKYFSAVKTINPDIYLPHPMEKRTEPWINYTSTDLIAEEYLMQLLNNFKSIELYACNSSVLLNVRSQRIQKVVVDLYGNTSQLQKEYNEVATLMGCKILSLI
- the pseI gene encoding pseudaminic acid synthase produces the protein MEIARRTIGPNAPPFIIAEMSGNHNQSLDRALAIVDAAARSGAHALKIQTYTADTMTLDLEEGEFFISDPNSPWQGKSLYKLYQEAYTPWEWHKPILDRAHKLGMVAFSTPFDETAVDFLETLAVPCYKIASFENTDLPLIRKVAATGKPMIISTGMATVAELDETVRAAREFGCRELVLLKCTSTYPASPENTNILTIPHMRKLFGCEVGLSDHTMGVGVAVAAVAHGAKIIEKHFTLSRADNGVDSTFSMEPAEMAQLVVETERAWQALGQVTYSPTETDKKSLQFRRSLYVVQDLKAGDVLTRENVRAIRPGLGLPPKYLELILGRNASRDVKAGTPMAWEVL